One stretch of Chitinophaga pendula DNA includes these proteins:
- a CDS encoding AMP nucleosidase, protein MKTKEEIVANWLPRYTGEKLENFGSHILLTNFSNYLTSFAEWNNVNIIGAGKPMQCATAGEITIINFGMGSPSAATVMDLLSAIDPQAVLFLGKCGGLKKKNSIGDLILPIAAIRGEGTSNDYFPPEVPALPAFALQKAISTTIREYECDYWTGTCYSTNRRVWEHDLEFKRYLERIRAMAVDMETATIFSVGFYNKIPTGALLLVSDQPMVPEGVKTEESDKKVTTQYVDRHLRIGIDSLKNLINSHQTVKHLRF, encoded by the coding sequence ATGAAGACAAAAGAAGAAATTGTAGCTAATTGGCTGCCCCGCTACACAGGAGAAAAATTAGAGAACTTCGGCTCACACATCCTCCTCACTAATTTCAGCAACTATCTAACCTCCTTTGCTGAATGGAATAATGTAAACATCATTGGCGCCGGTAAACCCATGCAATGCGCTACTGCAGGAGAGATCACCATTATCAACTTTGGTATGGGAAGTCCTAGTGCGGCCACTGTGATGGACCTGCTCAGCGCGATCGACCCACAGGCGGTATTATTCCTGGGGAAATGTGGTGGATTGAAGAAAAAGAACAGCATCGGCGATCTGATACTGCCTATCGCTGCCATCCGCGGAGAAGGTACCTCCAATGACTATTTCCCCCCTGAAGTACCTGCATTGCCGGCATTTGCCCTGCAAAAGGCGATCTCCACGACCATCCGTGAGTATGAATGTGACTACTGGACAGGTACCTGCTACAGCACCAACAGAAGGGTATGGGAGCATGACCTGGAGTTCAAACGCTACCTGGAACGTATCCGCGCTATGGCAGTAGATATGGAAACGGCCACTATCTTTTCTGTAGGCTTCTATAACAAGATACCTACCGGAGCCTTGCTGCTGGTATCGGATCAGCCGATGGTACCGGAAGGGGTGAAGACGGAAGAAAGTGATAAGAAGGTGACGACCCAGTATGTAGACCGTCATCTGCGGATCGGTATCGATTCCCTGAAAAATCTGATCAATAGCCACCAGACGGTAAAACATCTACGGTTCTAA
- the queA gene encoding tRNA preQ1(34) S-adenosylmethionine ribosyltransferase-isomerase QueA, with translation MKLSQFKFDLPLNLIAQHPSKTRDESRLMVVNRATGKIEHKIFKDILGYFNDKDVMMVNNTKVFPARLYGRKEKTGAKIEVFLLRELNKQNRLWDVIVDPARKIRVGNKLYFGDDESLVAEVIDNTTSRGRTIRFLFEGNDDEFKQVLDSLGETPLPKYIKRKPEDDDKERYQTVYAKYEGAVAAPTAGLHFSRELIKRLEIKGVKFAEVTLHTGLGTFRPIEVEDLSKHKMDAEYFHIDEYAVKIVNKAKEENRKICAIGTTTVRAVESSVTAQNHLKAAEGWTNMFIHPPYDFAIPNALVTNFHLPKTSLLIMTCAFAGYELIMEAYQQAIKEKYRFFSYGDAMLIL, from the coding sequence ATGAAACTATCACAGTTCAAATTCGACCTCCCTTTAAATCTGATCGCACAACATCCTTCCAAAACCAGAGACGAATCTCGTCTGATGGTGGTGAACCGTGCTACCGGCAAAATCGAACACAAGATCTTTAAGGATATCCTGGGTTATTTCAATGACAAGGATGTGATGATGGTGAACAACACCAAGGTGTTCCCTGCCCGTCTGTATGGCCGTAAGGAAAAGACCGGTGCTAAGATCGAGGTATTTTTGCTGCGTGAACTGAACAAGCAGAACCGCCTGTGGGATGTGATCGTTGATCCTGCGCGTAAGATCAGGGTGGGTAATAAATTGTATTTTGGCGACGATGAGTCATTGGTAGCAGAGGTAATAGATAATACTACTTCCCGCGGACGTACCATCCGTTTCCTCTTCGAAGGAAATGACGACGAGTTCAAACAAGTATTGGATAGTCTGGGTGAGACGCCATTACCTAAATACATCAAACGTAAGCCTGAGGATGACGATAAAGAGCGTTACCAGACTGTATACGCCAAGTATGAAGGTGCGGTGGCTGCCCCTACTGCAGGGCTGCACTTTAGCCGGGAGCTGATCAAGCGTCTGGAGATCAAAGGTGTGAAATTTGCTGAGGTGACGCTGCATACCGGTTTGGGTACTTTCCGTCCTATCGAAGTGGAAGATCTGAGCAAACACAAAATGGATGCGGAATATTTCCACATCGATGAGTATGCTGTGAAGATCGTAAACAAAGCAAAAGAAGAGAACCGTAAGATCTGCGCGATCGGTACTACTACCGTACGTGCGGTGGAATCTTCCGTGACTGCACAGAACCACCTGAAGGCAGCAGAAGGATGGACGAACATGTTCATTCACCCGCCTTACGATTTTGCTATCCCTAATGCATTGGTTACTAACTTCCATCTGCCTAAGACGAGCCTGTTGATCATGACTTGTGCTTTTGCCGGTTATGAGTTGATCATGGAAGCTTACCAGCAGGCGATCAAAGAGAAATACCGTTTCTTCAGCTATGGCGATGCCATGCTGATTCTTTAA
- a CDS encoding type I restriction enzyme HsdR N-terminal domain-containing protein translates to MIPIVFPEPDFRIIREGRKDLIFDPYRKRFVTLTPEEWVRQNFLGYLVKTMAYPAALIGIEKEIRLGTLKKRYDIIVYNRAMQPWMIVECKEMNVPLTQLTLEQVNRYHMVLPSAYLVITNGQHTFCCSCVNAQQQWQFLQQLPAYQ, encoded by the coding sequence ATGATTCCCATCGTATTTCCCGAACCGGACTTCAGGATCATCCGGGAGGGTAGAAAAGACCTGATCTTCGATCCCTATCGCAAAAGATTTGTCACACTGACACCTGAAGAATGGGTCAGGCAAAACTTCCTGGGATACCTGGTCAAAACAATGGCATATCCCGCCGCCCTGATAGGCATAGAAAAAGAGATCCGGCTGGGTACCCTGAAAAAGCGCTACGACATCATCGTATACAACCGGGCTATGCAACCCTGGATGATCGTGGAATGCAAAGAGATGAACGTCCCCCTCACCCAGCTCACCCTGGAACAGGTAAACCGTTATCATATGGTGTTGCCCAGCGCTTACCTGGTCATCACCAACGGGCAGCATACCTTCTGCTGCAGCTGTGTCAATGCACAACAGCAATGGCAGTTCCTCCAGCAGCTCCCGGCCTACCAATAG
- a CDS encoding CcmD family protein yields MINRASYFLLTLVFTLCSLLVQAQQQNTETGPVNEMFRSNGKIYVVVAVLLIIFIGIIIYLVQLDRKISKLEKRSQH; encoded by the coding sequence ATGATCAACAGAGCGTCTTACTTCTTATTAACGCTGGTATTTACTTTATGCTCATTGCTGGTGCAGGCGCAACAGCAGAATACGGAGACTGGCCCTGTGAACGAAATGTTCCGCAGTAATGGCAAGATCTATGTGGTAGTGGCAGTATTGCTTATCATCTTTATCGGTATTATTATCTACTTGGTACAATTGGACCGTAAGATCAGCAAGCTGGAGAAACGCAGTCAACACTGA
- a CDS encoding Glu/Leu/Phe/Val family dehydrogenase: MSQEQHYSFFQSVERSFDKAAQFTKWEKGILEQIKACNSVYRIKFPVRVGENIEVIEAYRVQHSHHKLPCKGGIRFSDEVNQDEVMALAALMTYKCAIVNVPFGGAKGGIKINPRQYTPFQLEAITRRYTAELVKKNFIGPGVDVPAPDYGTGEREMSWILDTYMSLRPGEVDGLGCVTGKPVSQGGVRGRTEATGLGVFYGLRELCNIKEDMARLGLEPGLEGKRVIVQGMGNVGYHAAKYFHEAGAKVVCLIEWDGAIYNENGMDPIAVFQHKKETGSIVNFPGAVNLAKNTDGLEQECDILIPAALENVIDKDNAPRIKAKIIGEAANGPLTPEADEILAQKGVIVVPDMFLNAGGVTVSYFEWLKNLSHVRYGRLGKRFDENMNLHILSVIEDLTGRKVSEQERRFIGHGADEVDLVYSGLEETMHAALHEVRDVMMANSEIKDMRTAAYVCAINKVGAAYEQLGIFP; encoded by the coding sequence ATGTCGCAAGAACAGCATTATAGCTTCTTTCAGAGTGTTGAAAGAAGTTTTGATAAAGCAGCACAGTTCACAAAATGGGAGAAAGGTATCCTGGAGCAGATCAAAGCTTGTAACTCGGTATACCGTATAAAGTTTCCAGTAAGAGTAGGTGAAAATATTGAAGTGATCGAGGCTTACCGTGTACAGCACTCTCATCATAAGTTGCCATGTAAAGGTGGTATCCGCTTTAGCGATGAAGTGAACCAGGACGAAGTGATGGCGCTGGCTGCCTTGATGACTTATAAGTGTGCGATCGTAAACGTACCTTTCGGCGGCGCCAAAGGTGGAATCAAAATCAATCCCCGTCAGTATACTCCATTTCAATTAGAAGCTATCACCCGTCGTTATACTGCGGAGCTGGTAAAGAAAAACTTTATCGGACCTGGTGTAGACGTTCCAGCTCCTGACTATGGTACCGGTGAGAGAGAGATGAGCTGGATACTGGATACCTACATGAGCCTTCGTCCCGGAGAAGTAGATGGTCTGGGTTGTGTAACCGGAAAACCTGTATCTCAGGGTGGTGTGCGTGGCCGTACCGAAGCTACTGGTCTGGGTGTGTTCTATGGTCTGCGCGAGCTTTGCAATATTAAGGAAGATATGGCCAGGCTGGGTCTGGAACCAGGTCTGGAAGGCAAACGTGTAATCGTACAGGGTATGGGTAACGTAGGTTACCATGCTGCCAAATACTTCCATGAAGCAGGTGCTAAAGTAGTATGTCTGATCGAGTGGGATGGCGCTATCTACAACGAGAACGGTATGGACCCTATCGCTGTATTCCAGCACAAAAAAGAAACCGGTTCTATCGTTAACTTCCCTGGTGCGGTGAACCTGGCTAAAAATACGGACGGCCTGGAGCAGGAGTGCGATATCCTGATCCCTGCTGCCCTGGAGAATGTAATCGACAAAGACAACGCACCCCGTATCAAAGCCAAGATCATCGGTGAAGCGGCTAACGGTCCGTTGACGCCTGAAGCGGATGAGATCCTGGCTCAGAAAGGAGTGATCGTAGTACCTGATATGTTCCTGAATGCCGGCGGTGTGACCGTGTCCTACTTCGAGTGGCTGAAGAACCTGAGCCACGTGCGTTATGGCCGTCTGGGCAAACGCTTTGACGAAAACATGAACCTGCACATCCTGAGCGTGATCGAAGACCTGACCGGTCGTAAAGTATCTGAGCAGGAGCGTCGTTTCATCGGTCACGGTGCGGATGAGGTGGATCTGGTATATTCCGGTCTGGAAGAAACCATGCATGCTGCCCTGCACGAAGTGAGAGATGTGATGATGGCGAACAGCGAGATCAAAGATATGCGTACGGCTGCTTATGTGTGCGCGATCAACAAAGTAGGTGCTGCTTACGAGCAACTGGGTATCTTCCCTTGA
- a CDS encoding ABC transporter ATP-binding protein produces MLLSIRDLTVTFAAGQEAVTAVKGISLEVNKGEILGIVGESGSGKSVTSLAIMRLLQSPGRISNGSIVYHQGTKATSLLTLSPEEMRTYRGNEIAMIFQEPMTSLNPLLTCGAQVTEVIRLHKKISAAAARARALELFRQVRLPDPERLLDRYPHELSGGQKQRVMIAMAISCAPKLLIADEPTTALDVTVQRTILELIRELQQQLDMSVIFITHDLGVIADIADRVLVMYKGDIVEQGTVDQVFRHPRHPYTKGLLACRPPLDRQLRRLPVTADFMEVDAAGQIREKPYVIRELIDSLVVPAGQIATRAATLAQRPPLLEVKGLKTWFPGRRNLLGKVQHWIKAVDDVSFHVQDGETLGLVGESGCGKTTLGRSLLRLVPPTAGSILYKGQELMDLSAGGMRELRKDMQLIFQDPYSSLQPRMPIGQAILEPMQVHGLYQHDRERKEKVMELLEKVQLLPAHYHRYPHEFSGGQRQRVVIARALAVHPSFIICDESVSALDVSIQAQVLNLLMQLREEFGFTYIFISHDLSVVRFISDRMMVMNKGKIEELGPAGEVYAHPRSSYTQQLIAAIPKGINI; encoded by the coding sequence ATGTTATTATCCATCCGGGATCTTACCGTTACTTTTGCTGCTGGACAGGAGGCTGTCACGGCAGTAAAAGGTATTTCACTGGAGGTGAACAAAGGCGAGATATTAGGCATAGTAGGAGAGTCGGGGTCCGGTAAGTCGGTCACCTCTCTCGCTATCATGCGGTTGTTACAATCGCCGGGCCGTATCAGTAACGGCAGCATTGTATACCACCAGGGTACGAAGGCTACTTCCCTGTTGACCCTTTCTCCTGAAGAGATGCGTACTTACAGAGGTAATGAGATCGCGATGATCTTCCAGGAGCCTATGACGTCTCTCAACCCCCTGTTGACCTGCGGTGCGCAGGTAACAGAAGTTATCCGTTTACATAAAAAGATATCTGCGGCTGCTGCCAGGGCCCGTGCGCTGGAGTTGTTCCGGCAGGTGCGTCTGCCCGATCCGGAACGATTATTGGACCGCTATCCGCACGAATTGTCCGGTGGACAAAAGCAGCGGGTGATGATCGCCATGGCTATCAGCTGTGCTCCTAAACTGCTGATCGCCGATGAGCCTACTACTGCCTTGGATGTTACGGTACAGCGAACGATCCTGGAGCTGATCCGGGAGTTGCAGCAGCAGCTGGATATGAGTGTTATCTTCATTACACACGATCTGGGAGTGATTGCAGACATTGCCGACCGGGTATTGGTGATGTACAAAGGCGATATTGTAGAACAGGGTACGGTCGATCAGGTATTCCGGCATCCCCGGCATCCCTATACGAAAGGGTTGCTGGCTTGCCGGCCGCCGCTGGACCGGCAACTGCGCCGGCTACCGGTGACCGCCGACTTTATGGAGGTGGATGCCGCGGGGCAGATACGGGAGAAACCTTATGTGATCCGTGAATTGATAGACAGCCTGGTGGTCCCGGCCGGGCAGATAGCAACCCGGGCGGCTACTTTAGCGCAAAGGCCGCCGTTGCTGGAAGTGAAAGGATTGAAGACCTGGTTTCCAGGCAGGCGTAACCTGCTGGGCAAAGTGCAGCACTGGATCAAAGCGGTAGATGATGTGAGTTTTCATGTGCAGGATGGTGAGACGCTGGGGCTGGTAGGAGAGTCAGGATGTGGAAAGACGACCCTGGGCAGAAGTTTACTCCGGCTGGTGCCACCTACCGCGGGTAGTATATTATATAAAGGACAGGAACTGATGGACCTGTCTGCTGGCGGCATGCGGGAACTGCGGAAAGATATGCAGCTGATATTTCAGGACCCGTATTCTTCGCTGCAGCCGCGGATGCCCATTGGGCAGGCGATACTGGAGCCGATGCAGGTGCATGGCTTGTATCAGCATGACCGGGAGCGGAAGGAAAAAGTGATGGAGCTGCTGGAGAAAGTGCAGCTATTGCCCGCTCACTATCATCGTTATCCACATGAGTTTTCGGGTGGGCAGCGGCAACGGGTGGTGATAGCCCGGGCATTGGCAGTACATCCTTCCTTCATCATCTGTGACGAGTCAGTGTCTGCCCTGGATGTAAGTATACAGGCGCAGGTGCTGAACCTGCTGATGCAGTTGCGGGAAGAGTTTGGATTTACTTACATCTTCATCTCACATGACCTTTCGGTAGTCCGGTTTATCAGTGACCGGATGATGGTGATGAACAAGGGGAAGATCGAAGAGCTAGGGCCTGCGGGCGAGGTGTATGCGCATCCGCGAAGTAGTTATACACAGCAACTGATCGCGGCGATACCGAAGGGGATAAATATCTAA